One genomic segment of Drosophila melanogaster chromosome 3L includes these proteins:
- the RpL18 gene encoding ribosomal protein L18, isoform A produces the protein MGIDINHKYDRKVRRTEPKSQDVYLRLLVKLYRFLQRRTNKKFNRIILKRLFMSKINRPPLSLQRIARFFKAANQPESTIVVVGTVTDDARLLVVPKLTVCALHVTQTARERILKAGGEVLTFDQLALRSPTGKNTLLLQGRRTARTACKHFGKAPGVPHSHTRPYVRSKGRKFERARGRRSSCGYKK, from the exons ATG GGTATTGATATCAACCACAAGTACGATCGCAAGGTTCGCAGAACCGAGCCCAAATCCCAGGATGTGTACCTGCGCCTGCTGGTCAAG CTGTACCGCTTCCTTCAGCGCCGCACCAACAAGAAGTTCAACCGCATCATCCTGAAGCGTTTGTTCATGAGCAAGATCAACAGGCCGCCGCTATCGCTTCAGCGCATCGCTCGCTTCTTCAAGGCCGCCAACCAGCCGGAGTCTACCATCGTGGTCGTCGGCACCGTCACCGACGATGCCCGCCTCCTGGTGGTGCCCAAGCTCACCGTGTGCGCCCTGCACGTCACGCAGACCGCCAGGGAGCGCATCCTGAAGGCCGGCGGTGAGGTCCTGACCTTCGATCAACTGGCTCTCCGATCGCCCACCGGCAAGAacacgctgctgctgcagggcAGGCGTACCGCCCGCACCGCCTGCAAGCACTTCGGCAAGGCTCCCGGTGTGCCCCACTCGCACACCCGCCCCTATGTCCGCTCTAAGGGACGCAAGTTCGAGCGTGCTCGTGGTCGTCGCTCCAGCTGCGGCTACAAGAAGTAA